Proteins from a single region of Amycolatopsis sp. CA-230715:
- a CDS encoding copper resistance CopC family protein: MKKAVLTIALAAAAVLGTATPAFAHNVLVSSDPPKGASVETGPSKITLTFDAPVQPGNNQLAVTGPDGNQWTDGGVEVASNVVSAPVRPLGPAGVYKVGYRILSADGHPVSGETEFTLTKAGTGTPAAAKPADQDTAKSSGSSGVPVWVWLVGAVVVLGAGLTLALRTGSGSAKEDKKS; this comes from the coding sequence ATGAAAAAGGCAGTACTGACGATCGCGCTGGCCGCGGCGGCCGTGCTCGGCACGGCCACCCCGGCGTTCGCGCACAACGTCCTGGTTTCGTCCGACCCGCCGAAGGGCGCGTCGGTCGAGACCGGCCCGTCGAAGATCACGCTCACCTTCGACGCGCCGGTGCAGCCGGGCAACAACCAGCTCGCGGTGACCGGGCCGGACGGCAACCAGTGGACGGACGGCGGGGTCGAGGTGGCCAGCAACGTGGTGTCCGCGCCGGTCCGCCCGCTCGGGCCCGCCGGGGTCTACAAGGTCGGCTACCGGATCCTGTCCGCCGACGGCCACCCCGTGTCGGGGGAAACCGAGTTCACGCTGACGAAGGCGGGCACCGGCACGCCCGCCGCCGCGAAACCGGCCGATCAGGACACCGCGAAGTCCAGCGGATCGAGCGGCGTCCCGGTGTGGGTGTGGCTCGTCGGCGCCGTGGTCGTGCTCGGCGCGGGGCTCACGCTGGCGCTGCGGACGGGTTCGGGTTCGGCGAAGGAAGACAAGAAGTCATGA
- a CDS encoding copper resistance D family protein, with translation MTKAEATSNVRYQTLVCVVAAAFVAALIGVALTAAAPVPGVTDVSEVVSVAIPLVRVVLDLAAVATIGLSLLSVLVGYDRPKLTEPVLAKARPAAVASAVVWAIAALAALVLQTAEFRPQADSVGLGDIGDYIAEIGAGKALVVVAALALLHAALGALALKHGEKVPAEVRVGLGLFALLPLPVTGHASNWNFHDYTMISIELHVMGAVAWTGGLGAMGVLLAGNRTLLAHALPRFSKLATLCLVLTAVTGLFNGFIEIYLNPAISFWAGVFTTPYGQLVLLKLLCASAIALLGANVRWRLMPQIAQHKRTALAAWVTLELTVMGLAFGFAVVLTRAPVT, from the coding sequence ATGACCAAGGCCGAGGCCACCTCGAACGTCCGGTACCAGACCCTGGTCTGCGTGGTCGCGGCGGCGTTCGTCGCCGCGCTCATCGGCGTCGCGCTCACCGCGGCGGCGCCGGTGCCGGGCGTGACGGACGTCAGCGAGGTGGTCTCGGTCGCGATCCCGCTGGTGCGGGTCGTGCTGGACCTGGCGGCGGTCGCCACGATCGGGCTGTCCCTGCTGTCGGTGCTCGTGGGGTACGACCGCCCGAAGCTCACCGAGCCGGTGCTCGCGAAGGCGCGTCCCGCCGCCGTCGCGAGCGCCGTGGTGTGGGCGATCGCCGCGCTCGCGGCGCTGGTCCTGCAGACCGCGGAGTTCCGGCCGCAGGCCGACAGCGTCGGGCTCGGCGACATCGGCGACTACATCGCGGAGATCGGCGCGGGCAAGGCACTGGTCGTCGTCGCCGCGCTGGCGCTGCTGCACGCCGCGCTCGGCGCGCTCGCGCTCAAGCACGGGGAGAAGGTGCCAGCCGAGGTCAGGGTCGGGCTCGGCCTGTTCGCGCTGCTGCCGCTGCCGGTCACCGGGCACGCGTCGAACTGGAACTTCCACGACTACACGATGATTTCGATAGAACTGCACGTGATGGGCGCGGTCGCCTGGACCGGCGGGCTCGGCGCGATGGGCGTGCTGCTGGCCGGCAACCGGACGCTGCTCGCGCACGCGCTGCCCCGGTTCTCCAAGCTCGCCACGCTGTGCCTGGTCCTGACCGCGGTCACCGGCCTGTTCAACGGGTTCATCGAGATCTACCTCAACCCGGCCATCTCGTTCTGGGCAGGCGTGTTCACCACCCCGTACGGCCAGCTCGTGCTGCTCAAGCTCCTGTGCGCGAGCGCCATCGCGCTGCTCGGCGCGAACGTGCGCTGGCGGCTGATGCCGCAGATCGCGCAGCACAAGCGCACCGCGCTCGCCGCGTGGGTCACGCTCGAACTGACCGTCATGGGACTCGCCTTCGGCTTCGCCGTCGTGTTGACACGAGCACCCGTCACCTGA
- a CDS encoding phosphotransferase enzyme family protein, with the protein MDGRFTRARLDAALGETCAALGLDAAGAVLLRFTNNAVYALASAPVVVRIVGSHALRHRVHKVVAVARYFAEHGVPAIRLLPGVEQPLEVGEHLVTVWERVPGRRRASAADLAELLRRVHALPPPEGLEEWSPLADVRARISDAEELDAGDRTFLLRRCAEVDADLRELEFPLVQALVHGDAHPGNVIVGDDGPVLCDFDSSCVGPPEWDLTPLAVGRERFGDPAGRYRMLADAYGFDVAGWDGFPVLRAARELKLTTSVLPILRSHPRVADELHRRLDDLRAGRTETRWARYR; encoded by the coding sequence GTGGACGGGCGTTTCACCAGGGCGAGGCTCGACGCGGCGCTGGGGGAAACCTGCGCCGCGCTCGGCCTGGACGCCGCCGGGGCGGTACTGCTGAGGTTCACCAACAACGCCGTGTACGCGCTCGCGTCCGCGCCCGTGGTGGTGCGGATCGTCGGCTCGCACGCGTTGCGGCACCGGGTGCACAAGGTCGTCGCGGTCGCGAGGTACTTCGCCGAGCACGGCGTGCCCGCGATCCGCCTCCTCCCCGGCGTGGAACAGCCGCTCGAAGTGGGCGAACACCTGGTCACGGTGTGGGAGCGGGTGCCGGGCCGCCGCAGGGCGAGCGCCGCGGACCTGGCCGAGCTCCTGCGCCGGGTACACGCGTTGCCGCCGCCGGAGGGTCTCGAGGAGTGGTCGCCGCTCGCCGACGTGCGTGCCCGGATTTCCGACGCCGAGGAGCTCGACGCGGGCGACCGCACGTTCCTGCTGCGCCGCTGCGCGGAGGTCGACGCCGATCTCCGTGAGCTCGAATTCCCGCTCGTGCAGGCACTCGTGCACGGCGACGCGCATCCCGGCAACGTCATCGTGGGCGACGACGGGCCCGTGCTGTGCGATTTCGACTCGTCGTGCGTCGGCCCGCCGGAGTGGGACCTGACCCCGCTCGCGGTCGGCAGGGAACGGTTCGGGGACCCTGCGGGGCGGTACCGGATGCTGGCCGACGCCTACGGGTTCGACGTCGCCGGCTGGGACGGGTTTCCGGTGCTCAGGGCGGCACGCGAACTCAAGCTGACGACGAGCGTGCTGCCGATCCTGCGCAGCCATCCGCGGGTCGCGGACGAGCTGCACCGCCGCCTCGACGACCTGCGGGCGGGGCGCACGGAGACCCGCTGGGCGCGGTACCGGTAG
- a CDS encoding helix-turn-helix transcriptional regulator, producing MDANKTVHSPEARQGHPISPEAWEQKEMRAALAAREISGVYRLLRREGVSQRQIAAMTGQSQSEVSEILKGRQVMAYDVLARIADGLGVPRGYMGLAYDEATAVSVVGAVDEQQAEEDESVKRRKFLAHAAQVTMGAAVFGPSSEAWASSPARTPAPGRIGMTDVRQVEAATRALRALDYQYGGGFCRDAVVAQLSWGQQMLESSAIDVVKSRLFVALADLHSLAGWTSFDTGLVDSARGHFANALDLAKQGENHPLVANVLYRMGRVYLHQEAPNDALKLFQLGQIAAQESGSELAVSILCANEAWAYAMMGNEEQARKLLGRSKDEFERADLKNVESWAKFFDETDVYAMIGTVHTVLAQEVDVAHTKYAIPALTRAIDAYGDDMARSKTFNLSALATNHLLEGDIDHGAKVGRAALDAADGLKSHRIKDRMKPLKAEADRRRNNVDARDLADRINAFYAA from the coding sequence ATGGACGCCAACAAGACGGTGCACTCTCCGGAAGCCCGGCAGGGACACCCGATATCTCCGGAAGCATGGGAGCAGAAGGAGATGCGGGCCGCCCTCGCCGCGCGGGAGATCAGCGGGGTTTACCGCCTGCTCCGTCGCGAAGGCGTCTCGCAGCGCCAGATCGCCGCGATGACCGGCCAGTCACAGTCCGAGGTGTCGGAGATCCTCAAGGGTCGTCAGGTCATGGCCTACGACGTGCTCGCGAGGATCGCCGACGGCCTGGGCGTCCCCCGTGGCTACATGGGCCTCGCGTACGACGAGGCCACCGCGGTTTCGGTCGTCGGCGCCGTCGACGAGCAGCAGGCTGAGGAGGACGAGTCCGTGAAACGGCGGAAGTTCCTCGCGCACGCCGCCCAGGTGACGATGGGGGCAGCGGTCTTCGGACCGTCCTCCGAGGCATGGGCGTCGAGTCCCGCGAGGACGCCGGCACCCGGTCGCATCGGGATGACCGATGTGCGGCAGGTGGAGGCCGCGACCAGGGCGCTGCGCGCCCTCGACTACCAGTACGGCGGCGGGTTCTGCCGCGACGCCGTGGTGGCACAGCTGTCCTGGGGGCAGCAGATGCTGGAGTCCAGCGCCATCGACGTGGTGAAGTCGCGCCTGTTCGTGGCGCTGGCGGATCTGCACAGCCTGGCTGGCTGGACCTCGTTCGACACCGGGCTGGTCGACTCGGCGCGCGGGCACTTCGCGAACGCGCTCGACCTGGCCAAGCAGGGCGAGAACCACCCGCTGGTGGCGAACGTGCTGTACCGGATGGGCCGGGTCTACCTGCACCAGGAGGCCCCGAACGACGCGCTGAAGCTGTTCCAGCTCGGCCAGATCGCCGCGCAGGAGTCCGGTTCGGAGCTCGCGGTCTCGATCCTCTGCGCCAACGAGGCGTGGGCCTACGCGATGATGGGCAACGAGGAGCAGGCCAGGAAGCTGCTCGGCCGGAGCAAGGACGAGTTCGAGCGCGCGGACCTGAAGAACGTCGAGTCGTGGGCGAAGTTCTTCGACGAGACCGACGTCTACGCGATGATCGGCACCGTGCACACCGTGCTGGCGCAGGAGGTCGACGTGGCGCACACCAAGTACGCGATCCCGGCGCTGACCAGGGCGATCGACGCCTACGGCGACGACATGGCCCGCAGCAAGACGTTCAACCTGAGCGCGCTGGCGACGAACCACCTGCTCGAGGGCGACATCGACCACGGCGCCAAGGTCGGCCGCGCCGCGCTGGACGCGGCGGACGGCCTGAAGTCCCATCGCATCAAGGACCGGATGAAGCCCCTCAAGGCAGAGGCGGACCGCAGGCGGAACAACGTGGACGCGAGGGATCTCGCCGATCGGATCAACGCGTTCTACGCCGCATAA